From Erigeron canadensis isolate Cc75 chromosome 8, C_canadensis_v1, whole genome shotgun sequence, one genomic window encodes:
- the LOC122580223 gene encoding demethylepipodophyllotoxin synthase-like produces MDTLIVTSVAFISFILLFSYFSSNNKRAGKIRVPEASGSWPIIGHLHLLAGSKVPPHKLFGSMADKFGPIFTIKLGVHRTLIVSNSEVAKECLTTNDRVFSSRPKAMASEVMGHNYANFALAPSGQYWRDIRKLIVLELGSQRRLKMLESIRASEVKSSIKDMYTQWDKNKGSSKYAMIEMKEWFGDLTVNILIRMMFGNGYSRGEQINEDQLRKSIRRLMELMAANVVSDWLPGFRWLDIGGYEKKMKKTAKEMDDVFQAWLEGHKEKIMDSMQQKQGDDPDDQVFMAAFLSRVKELKQDLYGFSHETIVKASCQDILLGATDTTAIILTWALSLLANNPVVFKKAQEELDTHVGKNRNVEESDLKNLVYLQAIIKETMRLYPSVPLLLPHESTEDCVISGYAIPRGTRLLVNAWKIQHDPNVWSDPFEFQPERFLTSKKDVDVKGQHYELIPFGSGRRICVGISFALQAMPLILASILHGFEFQKPSNEEIDMTESIALTNLKDTPLELLVAPRLSPELYHI; encoded by the exons ATGGATACACTCATAGTAACTTCCGTAGCTTTCATAAGTTTCATTCTACTGTTTAGCTATTTTAGTAGCAACAACAAAAGAGCTGGAAAGATCAGAGTTCCTGAAGCTTCGGGCTCATGGCCTATCATCGGTCACTTGCATCTTTTAGCTGGTTCTAAAGTTCCTCCACACAAATTGTTTGGCTCAATGGCTGACAAATTTGGGCCCATTTTCACTATCAAACTTGGTGTGCATCGAACTCTAATTGTCAGTAATTCCGAGGTGGCTAAAGAATGTTTAACAACCAATGACAGAGTATTTTCTAGCCGCCCAAAAGCCATGGCAAGCGAGGTCATGGGCCATAATTATGCAAATTTCGCCCTTGCACCAAGCGGACAATATTGGCGTGACATTCGCAAGTTAATTGTTCTTGAATTGGGGTCTCAACGTCGTCTTAAGATGCTTGAAAGTATTCGGGCCTCTGAAGTGAAGTCATCCATAAAAGATATGTATACACAATGGGATAAAAATAAAGGGTCATCAAAATACGCAATGATTGAAATGAAAGAATGGTTTGGAGATTTGACAGTGAACATACTTATAAGGATGATGTTTGGGAATGGTTATTCGCGTGGAGAACAGATTAATGAAGATCAGTTGAGGAAATCGATAAGGCGGTTAATGGAACTAATGGCAGCTAATGTGGTATCTGATTGGTTACCAGGTTTTAGATGGTTAGATATTGGAGGTTAtgagaagaaaatgaagaagacgGCTAAAGAGATGGACGATGTGTTCCAAGCGTGGTTAGAAGGGCACAAAGAGAAGATTATGGATTCTATGCAACAAAAGCAAGGAGATGATCCCGACGACCAAGTTTTTATGGCGGCATTTCTATCGCGTGTTAAAGAGCTAAAACAGGATCTTTATGGATTTAGCCATGAAACGATTGTGAAAGCTTCATGCCAG GATATTTTGTTAGGGGCAACAGACACGACAGCGATAATACTAACGTGGGCTTTATCATTGTTAGCCAACAACCCTGTTGTGTTCAAGAAAGCCCAAGAAGAGCTCGATACCCATGTGGGAAAGAATAGAAATGTGGAAGAGTCGGACTTGAAGAACTTGGTCTATCTTCAAGCCATCATCAAAGAAACGATGCGGCTTTATCCATCAGTTCCTCTTTTGCTTCCTCACGAGTCCACAGAAGATTGCGTCATTAGTGGTTACGCAATCCCTAGAGGGACGCGTCTTTTGGTTAACGCTTGGAAGATACAACATGATCCAAACGTATGGAGCGATCCTTTTGAATTCCAACCCGAGAGATTCTTGACAAGCAAAAAGGATGTCGATGTGAAGGGCCAACACTACGAATTAATTCCTTTTGGCAGTGGACGAAGAATTTGCGTAGGAATTTCGTTTGCTCTTCAAGCCATGCCGTTGATACTAGCGAGCATATTACATGGATTTGAGTTTCAAAAGCCATCAAATGAGGAGATTGATATGACCGAAAGCATTGCGTTAACAAATCTCAAAGACACTCCACTTGAACTCCTTGTTGCCCCTCGATTATCACCAGAATTATACCATATATAG
- the LOC122580497 gene encoding demethylepipodophyllotoxin synthase-like, whose product MDSLIVTSIAFISFIVLFRYLTTSKKTPRKIRVPEASGSWPIIGHLHLLAGSKVPLHKLFGSMADKFGPIFTIKLGVHRTLIVSNSEVAKECLTTNDRVFSSRPKAMASEVMGHNYANFALAPSGPYWRDVRKLIVLELGSQRCLKMLENIRASEVKSSIKDMYTKWDINKGSSKTVMIEMKEWFGDLTVKILIRMMFGNQFSRGEQINEDQLRKLIRQLMELMAASVVSDAIPGLRWLDIGGYERKMKKTAKDMDDVFQAWLEGHKKKIMDSTLQDESEDEAFMAALLSRVKELKEDLYGFSHETIVKASCQDILLGAIDETAIVLTWALSLLANNPVVFKKAQEELDTHVGKNRNVEESDLKNLVYLQAIIKETMRLYPSVPLLLPHESTEDCIVSGYYVPKGTRLLVNAWKIQRDPNIWSDPFEFQPERFLTSKKDIDLKGQHYELIPFGSGRRICIGVSFALQALPLILASIIHGFEFQKPSNEQIDMTESNALTNLKDTPLKLLVAPRLSPELYQGLV is encoded by the exons ATGGATTCACTCATAGTAACTTCCATAGCTTTCATAAGTTTCATTGTGCTGTTTAGATATCTTACTACTAGCAAAAAAACACCTAGAAAGATCAGAGTGCCTGAAGCTTCAGGATCATGGCCGATTATCGGCCACTTGCATCTTTTAGCTGGGTCTAAAGTTCCTCTTCATAAATTGTTTGGCTCAATGGCTGACAAATTTGGACCCATTTTCACTATCAAACTTGGGGTTCATCGAACTCTAATTGTTAGTAATTCCGAGGTGGCTAAAGAATGTTTAACAACCAATGACAGAGTATTTTCTAGCCGCCCAAAAGCTATGGCAAGTGAGGTCATGGGCCATAATTATGCAAATTTTGCCCTtgcaccaagtggaccatattGGCGTGATGTTCGCAAGTTAATTGTTCTTGAATTGGGGTCTCAACGTTGTCTTAAGATGCTAGAAAACATTCGGGCCTCTGAAGTAAAGTCATCTATAAAAGATATGTATACAAAATGGGATATAAATAAAGGGTCGTCTAAAACTGTAATGATTGAAATGAAAGAATGGTTTGGAGATCTAACTGTGAAAATACTTATAAGGATGATGTTTGGGAATCAATTTTCGCGTGGAGAACAGATTAACGAAGATCAGTTGAGGAAATTGATTAGGCAGTTAATGGAACTAATGGCAGCGAGTGTGGTATCAGATGCCATTCCAGGCTTACGATGGTTAGACATCGGAGGGTATGagaggaagatgaagaagacAGCAAAAGATATGGACGACGTGTTCCAGGCGTGGTTAGAAGGGCACAAAAAGAAGATTATGGATTCTACGCTACAAGATGAAAGTGAAGACGAAGCTTTTATGGCCGCGTTGTTATCGCGTGTTAAAGAGCTAAAAGAGGATCTTTATGGGTTTAGCCATGAAACGATTGTAAAAGCTTCATGCCAG GACATTTTATTAGGGGCAATTGACGAGACAGCGATAGTTCTAACGTGGGCTTTATCATTGTTAGCCAACAACCCTGTTGTGTTCAAGAAAGCCCAAGAAGAGCTTGATACCCATGTGGGAAAGAATAGAAATGTGGAAGAGTCAGACTTGAAGAACTTAGTCTATCTTCAAGCCATCATCAAAGAAACGATGCGACTTTATCCTTCTGTACCGCTTTTGCTTCCTCATGAGTCCACAGAAGACTGCATCGTTAGTGGGTACTACGTTCCTAAAGGCACACGCCTTTTAGTTAACGCTTGGAAGATTCAACGTGATCCTAACATATGGAGCGATCCTTTTGAATTCCAACCTGAGAGATTCTTGACAAGCAAAAAGGATATCGACTTGAAGGGCCAACACTACGAGTTAATTCCTTTTGGCAGTGGCCGAAGAATTTGCATAGGAGTCTCTTTTGCTCTTCAAGCCTTGCCGTTGATACTAGCTAGCATAATACATGGATTTGAGTTTCAAAAGCCATCAAATGAGCAGATTGACATGACCGAAAGCAATGCCTTAACAAATCTCAAAGACACTCCACTTAAACTCCTTGTTGCTCCGCGACTCTCACCAGAGTTATATCAAGGCTTAGTATAG
- the LOC122580372 gene encoding protein yippee-like At4g27740: protein MEDLDGHPLYSCNRCRNPIALRHNLLSKSFKAKSGQAYMFSEVMNVVVGGKREQQLMTGRFVVADVACNKCGEVLGWKYLKSFEDSQRYKLGRFIIEKSKILKEYS, encoded by the exons ATGGAGGATTTAGATGGGCATCCCTTATACAGCTGCAACCGGTGCCGAAATCCCATTGCACTTCGCCATAACCTTCTTTCTAAATCTTTCAAG GCCAAATCGGGGCAAGCATATATGTTTTCAGAGGTGATGAACGTTGTGGTAGGGGGTAAGAGAGAGCAACAACTAATGACCGGACGGTTTGTGGTGGCGGATGTGGCGTGTAACAAGTGTGGAGAAGTCTTGGGGTGGAAGTACTTGAAATCTTTCGAAGATTCACAAAGATATAAACTTGGAAGATTCATCATCGAAAAATCCAAGATTCTCAAAGAATACTCATGA